The Sebastes fasciatus isolate fSebFas1 chromosome 4, fSebFas1.pri, whole genome shotgun sequence genome window below encodes:
- the LOC141766454 gene encoding 5-beta-cholestane-3-alpha,7-alpha-diol 12-alpha-hydroxylase-like, which produces MGMLLPILLGFLAALIGGLYLLGVFRQRRPGEPPLDKGSIPWLGHVLEFRRNTSKFLERMKQKHGDVFTIQLGGFYITFIQDPLSFGSLVKESREKLDFRKFIDHLVRRVFGYTAIEGDHDILQMSNNKNLKGDGLEVMTQAITSNLQNLMLHNNDSAEDRRTWMEDGLFMYSYNIVFRAGYLSLFGNEPHESEGSEEKAKEKDRAESEALFHEFRKYDQLFPKLAYGVLPPRERLEAGRLLRYFWNTLSVQKMKVKDNISRWVWDLQRAKEEMGMKESMIDRYTFALLWASQGNTGPSAFWLLLFLIKHPEAMTAVKSEVDKVLKEFKQEVKHGGPLINLTREILMKTPILDSAVEETLRLTTAPLLTRAVLQDMTLKMADGREYFIREGDRMALFPYLAVQVDPEIHPDPQSFKYDRFLNPDGSKKTDFYKAGKKVKYYNMPWGAGVSMCPGRFRYDSFFATNELKQFVFLMLVYFEFELKNPDEKIPEIDLRRWGFGSMQPDRDVQFRYRLRY; this is translated from the exons ATGGGAATGCTGCTGCCGATCCTTCTTGGCTTTCTTGCCGCTCTGATTGGAGGGCTGTACCTCCTCGGGGTGTTTAGACAGCGGCGACCAGGAGAACCCCCTCTGGATAAGGGGTCCATCCCTTGGCTTGGTCATGTTTTAGAGTTTCGCAGAAACACCAGTAAGTTCCTAGAGAGGATGAAGCAAAAGCATGGCGATGTGTTCACAATACAGCTGGGAGGATTTTACATCACCTTTATTCAGGACCCTCTGTCGTTTGGGTCACTTGTTAAGGAGAGCCGAGAAAAACTGGACTTCCGCAAGTTTATTGACCATTTGGTGCGCAGGGTGTTTGGTTACACAGCCATAGAGGGGGATCACGACATTCTCCAGATGTCCAACAACAAGAACCTCAAGGGGGACGGCCTAGAGGTAATGACACAAGCCATTACGAGTAATTTGCAGAACCTCATGCTGCACAACAACGACTCGGCTGAAGACCGAAGAACTTGGATGGAGGACGGACTGTTTATGTACAGCTACAATATTGTTTTCAGGGCTGGCTACTTGTCTCTGTTTGGCAATGAGCCACATGAGTCAGAAGGAAGTGAGGAAAAAGccaaagagaaagacagagctGAATCAGAAGCCTTATTTCACGAGTTTCGTAAATATGACCAACTCTTTCCCAAACTGGCTTATGGGGTCCTGCCACCAAGGGAGAGGCTGGAAGCAGGCAGGCTATTGAGGTACTTCTGGAACACTCTTTCAGTGCAGAAGATGAAGGTCAAGGATAACATCAGCCGATGGGTGTGGGACCTCCAGCGGGCCAAAGAGGAGATGGGTATGAAGGAGTCAATGATAGACAGGTACACGTTTGCGCTTCTTTGGGCCTCTCAGGGCAACACAGGACCTTCTGCATTCtggctgctcctcttcctcataaAACACCCAGAAGCCATGACAGCAGTGAAGTCAGAGGTCGATAAAGTTCTGAAGGAATTTAAGCAAGAAGTCAAACATGGTGGCCCTTTAATCAACCTGACCCGTGAAATACTGATGAAAACACCGATCCTGGACAGCGCTGTAGAAGAGACCCTCCGACTCACCACTGCACCTCTCCTCACAAGAGCAGTGCTTCAGGATATGACCCTGAAGATGGCTGATGGTCGTGAATACTTCATTCGCGAGGGTGACAGAATGGCATTGTTTCCTTACCTGGCTGTTCAAGTCGACCCAGAGATCCACCCCGACCCACAGTCATTCAAATATGACCGCTTTCTCAATCCAGACGGGAGCAAGAAAACTGATTTTTACAAGGCAGGGAAGAAGGTGAAATATTACAACATGCCCTGGGGTGCTGGAGTCTCCATGTGTCCTGGGCGtttt AGATACGACAGTTTCTTTGCCACCAACGAGCTCAAGCAGTTTGTTTTCCTCATGTTGGTTTATTTTGAGTTTGAGCTGAAGAATCCCGATGAGAAAATACCTGAAATTGACCTCAGGCGATGGGGCTTTGGATCCATGCAACCTGACAGAGATGTTCAGTTTCGATACAGACTcagatattaa